GCTGGTGAGCACGGCTCCACCTGGGTGGGAGCTGCACACGGTCGTGAGTTCGGAGGGAGACCCCTCCGCCGCCGAGATGGCGGGGGTGCGGGGCCCGCACGTGCTGCCATTGTCGCGCCGGGCGTTGACGCTGGCCTGGCAGCACGGCCGGTGGCCGCGTGTGGTGGCCGACTCGGTGCACGCCCCCACCCCCCTGTTCCCACCGGTGAAGCGGGGTGGCGGTCTGGTCGTGACCGTGCACGACACGGTGCCCTGGACCCATCCCGAGACCCTCACCGCGCGCGGGGCCGCCTGGCACCGCCGAGCCGTGCTGCGGGCCGCTCGGAGGGCCGGTTCGCTGGTGGTGCCCACCGAGGCTGTGGCCGAGGACCTGCGTCGGCGGGTCCGGAGCTCCGCCCACATCGAGGTGGTCGGGGAGGGGGCCAGCGCGGACGTGCTGCGCCCGGTCGCCGAGGAGGCGATCGCTCGTCGGCTGCGGTTGCCGCCCAGGTACCTGCTCGCCGTGGGCACGCTCGAACCCCGCAAGGGCTACGAGTGGTTGATCCGCGCGCTGGCCGAGCCGGAAGCCCCGGAGGTGCCGCTGCTGGTGGTGGGGGCGCCCGGCTGGGGCGGGGTGTCGCTGCCGGACCTCGTGGCCCGCCACGGGCTCCCCCCGGACCGGGTCCGGCACCTCGGTGCCGTGCCGGACCGGGAGCTGGCCGTGCTGCTGCGGCGCTCGGCCGCGCTCGTGGCGCCGAGCATGGCCGAGGGGTTCGGGCTGCCCGTGCTGGAGGCGATGGCGGCCGGGGTCCCGGTGGTGCATTCCGACGCGCCCGCCCTCGTGGAGCTCGCCGACGGAGCCGGGATCACCGTTCCCAGGGCGGATGCCGCCGCGCTGGCGGTGGCGCTGCGCGGGGTGCTCGCCGATCCGGGGCGGTCGGCCCGGATGGCCGAGGCGGGCAGGGCCCGCGCCGAGCGGTTCGGCTGGCGGGAGACCGCCCGCCGCGTCTGGCGGCTGCACACCACCGGCACCGCTCGCGCGAGCTCGTGGCGCCGCGAGGAGGAGCGGGCGGGAGGTTTCGCCGACCCGCCGGACCGGAAACCGGGTTGACAGTTCCGGGGACGGATTTGGTCATCCCGCCACACTGGTCGACGGCGAACTCCTAGGCTGCTGACGTGCACCGAGGAGATCCACACGTACTCATCGACGCCACCGCCGTCCCCGCGGACCGTGGTGGTGTCGGCAGATACGTCGATTCCCTGCTCGCGGCGCTGGATATCGCGGGGGCACCGATGAGCGTGGCCTGCCAGCCGCGTGACGCCGAGCTCTACGGCAGGATCGCGCCGCGCACCCGGATAGTGCCCGCCGCCGAGGCGGTGGTCACCCGCACCGCCCGCCTCTCCTGGGAGCAGACCACGCTCCCCAGGCTGGCCAGACGGCTGAGCGCCCGC
The nucleotide sequence above comes from Actinopolyspora erythraea. Encoded proteins:
- a CDS encoding glycosyltransferase family 4 protein, translating into MPELAVVAEQLLAPVPGGTGRYTRELLRSLVSTAPPGWELHTVVSSEGDPSAAEMAGVRGPHVLPLSRRALTLAWQHGRWPRVVADSVHAPTPLFPPVKRGGGLVVTVHDTVPWTHPETLTARGAAWHRRAVLRAARRAGSLVVPTEAVAEDLRRRVRSSAHIEVVGEGASADVLRPVAEEAIARRLRLPPRYLLAVGTLEPRKGYEWLIRALAEPEAPEVPLLVVGAPGWGGVSLPDLVARHGLPPDRVRHLGAVPDRELAVLLRRSAALVAPSMAEGFGLPVLEAMAAGVPVVHSDAPALVELADGAGITVPRADAAALAVALRGVLADPGRSARMAEAGRARAERFGWRETARRVWRLHTTGTARASSWRREEERAGGFADPPDRKPG